Proteins encoded by one window of Antechinus flavipes isolate AdamAnt ecotype Samford, QLD, Australia chromosome 4, AdamAnt_v2, whole genome shotgun sequence:
- the ALDOC gene encoding fructose-bisphosphate aldolase C: MPQLYPALSPEQKKELSDIAHRIVAPGKGILAADESVGSMAKRLSQIGVENTEENRRQYRQVLFSADGRIKKCIGGVIFFHETLYQKGDDGVPFIRTIQDKGIVVGIKVDKGVVALAGTDGETTTQGLDGLSERCAQYKKDGADFAKWRCVLKISDHTPSPLAILENANVLARYASICQQNGIVPIVEPEILPDGDHDLKRCQYVTEKVLAAVYKALNDHHVYLEGTLLKPNMVTPGHSCPFKYTPEEIAMATVSALRRTVPPAVPGVTFLSGGQSEEEASINLNAINRCPLPRPWALTFSYGRALQASALSAWRGQRDNASAATEEFIKRAEVNGLAAQGKYEGGGEDAGAAGQSLYIANHAY; this comes from the exons ATGCCCCAGTTATACCCTGCCCTGTCGCCCGAGCAAAAGAAGGAACTGTCAGACATTGCCCATCGGATCGTTGCTCCGGGCAAGGGCATCTTGGCAGCTGATGAGTCAGTAG GCAGTATGGCCAAGCGGCTGAGCCAGATTGGGGTGGAGAACACGGAGGAGAACCGCAGGCAGTATCGCCAAGTCCTGTTCAGCGCCGATGGAAGGATCAAGAAATGCATCGGGGGCGTCATCTTCTTCCATGAGACCCTCTACCAGAAGGGGGATGATGGCGTGCCCTTCATCCGCACCATCCAGGACAAGGGCATTGTTGTGGGCATTAAG GTTGACAAAGGTGTGGTGGCTTTGGCCGGAACCGATGGAGAAACCACCACACAAG GGCTGGACGGGCTCTCTGAACGCTGTGCTCAGTACAAGAAGGATGGGGCCGACTTTGCCAAATGGCGCTGTGTGCTGAAGATCAGTGATCATACGCCCTCTCCCCTGGCAATCCTGGAGAACGCCAATGTGCTTGCCCGCTATGCCAGCATCTGCCAGCAG AATGGCATCGTACCTATCGTGGAGCCCGAGATCTTGCCGGATGGAGACCATGATCTCAAACGTTGCCAGTACGTCACTGAGAAG GTCCTGGCTGCTGTCTACAAGGCCCTGAATGACCACCACGTGTACCTCGAAGGGACTCTGCTCAAGCCCAACATGGTGACCCCTGGTCATTCCTGCCCCTTCAAGTACACCCCGGAGGAGATTGCCATGGCAACTGTCTCTGCCCTGCGTCGCACTGTGCCTCCTGCCGTACCAG gTGTGACTTTCCTGTCTGGAGGTCAGAGTGAGGAGGAGGCCTCCATCAACCTCAACGCCATTAACCGCTGCCCGCTCCCCCGGCCTTGGGCGTTGACCTTCTCCTATGGCCGCGCCCTGCAGGCCTCTGCCCTCAGCGCCTGGCGCGGGCAGAGGGACAACGCGAGTGCCGCCACTGAGGAATTCATCAAGCGGGCAGAG GTGAACGGTCTGGCTGCCCAGGGCAAGTATGAAGGCGGTGGAGAAGATGCAGGTGCAGCTGGGCAGTCGCTCTACATTGCTAATCACGCCTACTGA
- the PIGS gene encoding GPI transamidase component PIG-S — MAEGRMSERARLERPRGDRGNQERNQALAALTLDPEKIRGKHAALCFATMAVMLGLPLWWKTTETYRASLPYSQIGHLDAMLLRLRVPVSVVFIQGSLPIVDQQKLPFTVVNERDVPLKCKMKLKCRFQLAYRMAGSHEEKAFKKDTIEEAEAALPLPKEDTLGSLNIFVIPEKSSLLPKDKMSYIGPKRTAFLRGTQVRQALTVVGQRILQVAQSMSLTEEVLAAALGDRLPEDKVSLDKRRPLKSSLGYEITFSLLNPDPKSHEVHWDIEGAVENYVQPFLNLLSVVGNFSMDSQILYYAMLGVTPRFDAASSSYTLAAHSLPHVINPVEARLGSRAASLYPVINFLLYVPERAHSPLYIQDKDGARVATNAFHSPRWGGIMVYNVDPSAYNTTKYPVKVDVDMVPVMEVFLSQMRLLLGILPPQMPPHFLLGGPPPEGLRSWEVDRLVWARTVENVATVVTTLTSLAELLDKIGNIVIKDDVASEVYRAVDAIQEAVVELSAGNLETAFRYSREAVTSSEKAFFDPSLLHLLYFPDDQKFAIYIPLFLPMAVPIFLSMIKIIVENQKARKDIEKVD; from the exons ATGGCGGAAGGGAGGATGTCGGAGCGAGCTCGCCTGGAACGTCCTCGGGGGGACCGAGGAAACCAGGAACGGAACCAGGCGCTGGCAGCGCTCACCTTGGACCCAG agAAGATCCGGGGCAAACATGCCGCCCTCTGCTTTGCCACCATGGCCGTCATGCTGGGGCTGCCCCTGTGGTGGAAGACGACGGAGACCTACCGGGCTTCCCTGCCTTATTCCCAGATCGGCCACCTGGACGCCATGCTG CTCCGGCTCCGCGTTCCCGTCTCCGTGGTGTTCATCCAGGGCTCTCTGCCCATAGTGGATCAGCAGAAACTGCCCTTCACGGTTGTCAATGAGCGAGACGTCCCATTGAAGT GCAAAATGAAGCTCAAGTGCCGCTTCCAGCTGGCCTACCGCATGGCGGGCTCCCATGAGGAGAAGGCCTTCAAGAAGGACACCATTGAAG AGGCTGAAGCCGCGCTACCTTTGCCAAAGGAGGATACATTGGGCTCACTCAACATATTTGTGATTCCCGAGAAATCCTCGCTGCTCCCCAAG GACAAGATGAGCTACATCGGACCCAAGAGGACCGCCTTCCTTCGGGGGACCCAGGTCCGGCAGGCCCTGACGGTGGTTGGGCAGAGGATACTGCAGGTGGCTCAGTCCATGTCGCTGACCGAAGAGGTCCTGGCCGCCGCCCTGGGCGACCGCCTCCCCGAGGACAAAGTGAGCTTGGACAAGAGGCGGCCCCTCAAGTCTAGCCTGG GCTACGAGATCACCTTCAGCTTATTGAACCCTGATCCCAAGTCCCACGAAGTCCACTGGGACATAGAGGGGGCCGTGGAGAATTACGTGCAGCCCTTCCTGAACCTGCTCAGCGTGGTGGGCAACTTCTCCATGGACTCTCAG atcCTGTACTACGCCATGCTCGGGGTGACTCCTCGCTTTGACGCGGCCTCGTCCAGCTACACCTTAGCAGCTCACAGCCTCCCCCACGTCATCAACCCTGTGGAGGCGCGCTTGG GATCCAGGGCTGCCTCCCTCTACCCGGTCATCAACTTCCTCCTGTACGTGCCTGAGCGCGCCCACTCCCCGCTGTATATCCAGGACAAGGACGGCGCCCGCGTGGCCACCAACGCCTTCCACAGCCCGCGCTGGGGCGGCATCATG GTGTACAACGTCGACCCCAGTGCCTACAACACCACGAAGTACCCCGTGAAGGTGGACGTGGACATGGTCCCCGTGATGGAGGTGTTCCTGTCCCAGATGCG GTTGCTCTTAGGGATCCTCCCTCCCCAGATGCCGCCACACTTCCTTCTGGGAGGCCCTCCCCCTGAAGGGCTGCGCTCCTGGGAGGTGGACCGGCTGGTGTGGGCCCGCACCGTGGAGAACGTGGCCACGGTCGTCACCACGCTGACCTCCCTGGCCGAGCTGCTGGACAAGATCGGCAACATCGTCATCAAGGACGACGTGGCCTCGGAG GTATACCGAGCAGTGGATGCCATCCAGGAGGCAGTGGTGGAGCTGTCCGCTGGGAACCTGGAGACTGCTTTCCGTTACAGCCGGGAGGCGGTGACATCCTCAGAGAAGGCCTTTTTTGACCCTTCCCTTCTTCACCTCCTCTACTTTCCTGATGACCAGAAGTTTGCCATCTATATTCCCCTCTTCCTGCCCATGGCAGTGCCCATTTTTCTCTCCATGATCAAGATTATTGTGGAAAACCAAAAAGCCAGGAAGGATATTGAAAAGGTGGACTAA